In the Leptospira bourretii genome, one interval contains:
- a CDS encoding FliO/MopB family protein has translation MYFCLILVLAVSPVISQNTETKELDQILRQELGDPKSKPSDVNNSNSGPKFEGSANTSNSNVSETTKGNEETNLIQERYAENSDDSPSATWILLKILFILAILVGAGYYLILQMQKSKSAKYPVKGFMKVLSSLPLSATQSVQIIEVGGRTLVLGVADGSVSLLTEVTAPDEKSQIQKMKEEADPYVPNFLETVLESLQSKAQRKIRINPSKMESLEFDGAAEIQRKAKEGLERLRKHRELLEGGES, from the coding sequence ATGTACTTCTGCCTAATCCTTGTTTTGGCTGTTTCCCCTGTCATTTCTCAAAACACAGAAACCAAGGAATTGGATCAAATCCTTCGCCAGGAATTGGGTGACCCTAAATCCAAACCATCCGATGTTAACAATTCCAATTCTGGTCCAAAGTTTGAAGGATCGGCTAACACAAGTAATTCGAACGTTAGTGAGACCACAAAAGGAAACGAGGAAACCAATCTCATCCAAGAAAGATATGCAGAAAATTCGGATGATTCCCCTTCAGCCACTTGGATCTTACTGAAAATTTTATTTATTTTGGCCATCCTTGTGGGTGCCGGTTATTATCTCATTTTGCAAATGCAAAAATCAAAATCGGCTAAGTATCCTGTAAAAGGGTTTATGAAGGTTTTGTCTAGTTTGCCACTTTCAGCCACACAATCCGTTCAAATTATCGAAGTGGGTGGTCGTACACTTGTGCTCGGTGTTGCCGATGGTTCTGTAAGTTTACTCACGGAAGTGACTGCTCCCGACGAAAAATCACAAATCCAAAAAATGAAAGAGGAAGCGGATCCTTACGTTCCTAATTTTTTGGAAACTGTCCTCGAAAGTTTACAATCCAAAGCACAAAGAAAAATTCGAATCAACCCTTCCAAGATGGAAAGTTTGGAATTCGACGGAGCAGCCGAGATCCAAAGAAAGGCCAAAGAAGGATTGGAACGTCTACGCAAACACCGTGAATTGTTAGAGGGAGGGGAGTCGTGA
- the fliN gene encoding flagellar motor switch protein FliN, which produces MGEGSLSQDEIDALLQGADDTFDLSSLSGAASSSSDNLSPIDRDIISDVIGSAFQVAGNTLGTILAKNTRFMNPATESSSSADIQKELGTKSVSLFSTISGSLAGRVCLIMAQENAAKIAGVMMGGMTPPGQLDNAQLQTLKDSLSPILGTVTAQIGMKLGGTMSGSPPEIALVNSGRDLQLPDDNNLVKTSLSLNIDGVGSFKVYYVIALSMANSVLDIQKGGGQKQQQQSGGMNVNMQPNMGMGGGQGSVGIKGVNFPSLATAGGGPGQTNLNLLMDVQMALTVELGRTKMYIKDILGLGEGSIIELDKLAGEPVDLLVNGKLIAKGEVVVIDENFGVRVTDIVSPTDRLKGEK; this is translated from the coding sequence ATGGGTGAAGGTTCACTCTCACAAGACGAGATAGACGCATTACTACAAGGTGCGGATGATACATTCGACCTCTCTTCTTTAAGTGGCGCCGCAAGTTCGTCATCGGACAACCTATCTCCAATTGACCGCGACATTATTTCTGATGTGATCGGCTCTGCATTCCAGGTGGCGGGGAACACACTTGGCACGATCTTGGCAAAAAACACTCGTTTTATGAACCCTGCCACCGAATCGAGCTCCTCTGCTGACATTCAAAAGGAACTTGGAACAAAATCCGTTAGTTTATTTTCAACAATTAGCGGAAGTTTGGCGGGACGAGTTTGTCTGATTATGGCCCAAGAAAACGCAGCAAAAATTGCTGGTGTGATGATGGGGGGGATGACTCCTCCAGGCCAATTAGACAATGCGCAACTCCAAACTTTAAAAGATTCATTATCTCCCATTCTCGGAACTGTGACGGCACAGATTGGAATGAAACTTGGTGGAACCATGTCCGGTAGTCCTCCGGAGATTGCTCTTGTCAATTCAGGCCGTGATTTACAACTACCAGATGACAATAATTTGGTGAAAACCTCTCTCAGTTTAAATATTGATGGAGTAGGTTCCTTTAAAGTATATTATGTAATTGCTCTGTCTATGGCTAATTCCGTTTTGGATATCCAAAAGGGTGGTGGCCAAAAACAACAACAACAGTCTGGTGGAATGAACGTCAACATGCAACCAAACATGGGCATGGGTGGTGGCCAAGGATCTGTTGGAATCAAAGGTGTTAATTTCCCATCTCTTGCAACCGCAGGTGGTGGCCCCGGACAAACAAATCTCAACCTTCTCATGGATGTGCAGATGGCACTGACAGTAGAGCTCGGTAGAACCAAAATGTACATCAAAGATATTTTAGGTTTGGGTGAAGGTTCTATCATCGAGTTGGATAAGTTAGCTGGTGAGCCAGTGGACTTACTTGTGAACGGCAAACTCATTGCAAAAGGTGAGGTTGTGGTGATCGATGAAAACTTTGGGGTTCGTGTTACCGATATTGTAAGTCCTACTGACCGACTCAAAGGCGAAAAATGA
- a CDS encoding DUF971 domain-containing protein, whose protein sequence is MSNSQLATFPKEISFDDDSLYIEWKDGHGSKYSLLDLRKKCPCATCRGGHGGKVGDATGHIQSIKLLSWTKVGRYAISIVWSDYHNTGIYSYDNLRAYSDGFSSAFD, encoded by the coding sequence ATGTCGAACTCACAACTTGCCACCTTCCCAAAAGAAATTTCTTTCGATGATGATTCTTTGTACATCGAATGGAAGGATGGCCATGGGTCGAAGTATTCCCTTCTGGACTTACGTAAAAAATGCCCTTGTGCCACTTGTCGAGGCGGGCATGGCGGGAAAGTAGGGGATGCAACTGGCCATATCCAGTCCATCAAACTCCTTTCTTGGACCAAAGTGGGTCGGTATGCGATTTCCATTGTTTGGAGTGACTACCATAACACTGGAATTTACTCGTATGACAATCTCCGTGCCTATTCGGACGGATTTTCGAGCGCATTCGACTAA
- the asd gene encoding archaetidylserine decarboxylase (Phosphatidylserine decarboxylase is synthesized as a single chain precursor. Generation of the pyruvoyl active site from a Ser is coupled to cleavage of a Gly-Ser bond between the larger (beta) and smaller (alpha chains). It is an integral membrane protein.), translating into METLFQNGSTFNLILGSDILSPYFYLILIASVYLSFRLGFPQIRFLFLALKILTGNMDFKGSKGQLVHSQAFFAGIGSSLLVGSVIGTALAIAYGGIGVLFWIWVMSLLVMPVRFVSSTLAVKFRNQLPSGRYLSGPMYFIEKALRAKWLAVAFSLASLVTVLLFGGIFPYVGLTYITKEGLSLSGLSGPISISVILLFIVIGGVRRVGRAASILAPIGIILFIFGYVSLFSGGMISFFGFLSDVTKEAFSIKALQGGGAFGILRGLSVSLSTFFLSTETAVGKSSGIAGVVRTDYAAKQGLVSMLASFFEGFVMATLVGFVLYSYGAVNLETILLFPNRILEQKESLPAILFFVSFLCFGVLSLAGWFYSGEQNAFYVFGEKFSNFFRMLFIGSTLGFAYLYVKYGIDVFIFVMHWGYIAAVITSVPLLVSLMLLGKSANLELKKYLSESGARYEIFKDIYLLFLTLLPKNLISKLFGYFSMFKLPRFMMIPILKAFAKAYKINLSEAELEIKEYASLNQFFTRALRAEARIIDSAANAVVSPTDSKITSFGNISQSTIIQAKGIDYSVKELLGSEKYYPYFTNGKYITFYLSPQDYHRIHSPFAGQILGYYYEPGKLFPVNDLAVLNIRGLFPKNERLITFLQTEYGKIAVIKVGASNVGKIRVTYDNKIVTNNWIRFAKEHHYKDVSIMIDKGSELGRFEMGSTVILVFENDTIDLTNITLGDKIQYGTTVGNFRSKTTKLPVKP; encoded by the coding sequence ATGGAAACACTCTTTCAAAACGGATCTACGTTTAATCTGATTTTAGGATCAGACATTCTCAGCCCTTATTTCTATCTCATTCTGATTGCCTCGGTGTATTTGAGCTTTCGATTGGGATTTCCACAAATTCGTTTTCTCTTCCTCGCACTCAAGATCCTTACGGGCAATATGGACTTCAAAGGTTCCAAGGGGCAATTGGTTCATTCACAGGCATTTTTTGCAGGAATCGGTTCTTCGTTACTTGTAGGATCAGTGATTGGAACGGCTTTGGCCATCGCATATGGCGGAATTGGCGTTCTTTTTTGGATTTGGGTCATGAGTTTACTCGTGATGCCCGTCCGTTTTGTTTCTTCAACACTCGCAGTCAAATTTAGAAACCAACTTCCGAGTGGTCGGTATCTTTCTGGACCAATGTATTTTATCGAAAAAGCTTTGCGGGCCAAATGGCTTGCTGTTGCCTTTTCCCTCGCAAGTTTGGTAACAGTCCTTTTGTTTGGTGGAATTTTTCCTTATGTGGGACTGACATATATCACAAAAGAGGGTTTGAGTTTATCCGGTTTATCAGGCCCTATTTCCATTTCCGTCATTTTACTATTTATCGTTATTGGCGGTGTTAGGCGAGTCGGTCGTGCTGCATCCATTCTTGCTCCCATTGGTATCATTCTCTTCATTTTTGGTTACGTGTCTTTGTTTTCCGGTGGAATGATTTCCTTTTTTGGATTTTTGTCGGACGTTACAAAAGAAGCGTTTTCTATCAAGGCCTTACAAGGTGGTGGGGCGTTTGGGATTTTACGTGGTCTTTCTGTTTCCTTAAGTACTTTCTTTTTGTCTACAGAAACTGCTGTTGGAAAATCTTCAGGGATTGCTGGGGTTGTTCGAACTGATTATGCCGCAAAACAAGGGTTAGTGAGTATGCTTGCCTCCTTTTTTGAAGGATTTGTTATGGCGACACTAGTAGGTTTTGTTTTGTATTCTTACGGAGCTGTCAATTTAGAAACTATTCTTTTATTCCCAAATCGAATTTTAGAACAAAAGGAATCATTGCCAGCCATTCTATTTTTTGTATCCTTCCTTTGTTTTGGAGTTCTCAGTCTTGCTGGTTGGTTCTATAGTGGAGAACAAAATGCATTTTATGTATTTGGTGAAAAATTTTCCAATTTTTTTAGAATGTTATTCATCGGATCAACTCTTGGTTTTGCCTATCTTTATGTAAAATACGGAATCGATGTATTTATATTTGTAATGCATTGGGGTTATATTGCCGCAGTCATTACCAGTGTGCCATTGTTAGTTTCTCTTATGTTGCTTGGTAAATCAGCCAATTTGGAACTAAAAAAATACCTTTCCGAATCAGGTGCTCGTTACGAAATTTTCAAAGACATTTACCTTTTGTTTTTAACCTTACTTCCGAAAAACTTAATTTCCAAACTCTTTGGTTACTTCTCCATGTTTAAGTTGCCAAGATTTATGATGATTCCCATCTTAAAAGCATTTGCAAAGGCTTATAAAATCAATTTGAGCGAAGCAGAACTTGAAATTAAAGAATATGCATCCCTCAATCAATTTTTTACTCGTGCCCTTCGCGCCGAAGCAAGGATCATCGATTCAGCGGCCAACGCTGTGGTTTCTCCTACAGATTCAAAAATCACAAGCTTTGGAAATATCAGCCAATCGACCATCATCCAAGCCAAAGGGATTGATTATTCCGTAAAAGAATTGTTAGGCTCCGAAAAGTATTATCCTTACTTCACAAATGGTAAATACATTACCTTTTATTTATCCCCACAAGATTACCACCGCATCCACAGTCCATTCGCTGGTCAAATTCTTGGTTATTATTATGAGCCGGGAAAACTTTTCCCTGTGAATGATTTGGCGGTTCTCAATATTCGTGGACTTTTCCCTAAAAACGAAAGGCTTATCACCTTCTTACAAACGGAATACGGTAAAATAGCTGTCATTAAGGTCGGGGCATCTAACGTGGGTAAGATTCGGGTGACGTATGACAATAAAATCGTCACAAACAACTGGATTCGTTTTGCGAAGGAACACCATTACAAAGATGTTTCCATTATGATCGACAAAGGGTCGGAACTGGGACGTTTTGAAATGGGTTCCACAGTCATCCTTGTTTTCGAAAATGACACCATCGACTTGACAAACATAACCCTCGGTGACAAAATCCAGTATGGAACCACTGTTGGGAATTTTCGTTCCAAAACGACAAAACTACCGGTGAAACCTTAA
- a CDS encoding LIC_11366 family protein has product MSRCIVILSLLVFMISSLALGNLVAEPSGIEVGMRYGAGERIPGRFDGDLKQFSSTFNPLVFSDVSLSGGKSTNLYEGFVRFLLDSRSRVGFVVGRNDWQMLHLTEVTSDLYYTKLRSEIYSYHVLGMYYFSMPIFRNWEWENGLGIGFTSADWNIRGYSVGELPPDTQYFNQKGRLRGSGLAYRAETAINHRLYENTFFQIGLGYHHVAIDKFSGNYNGETSSFYIRADGKVGVIDDTRILDATVSTAQTFRRLDMNTGSWVLYFSVFQRFLD; this is encoded by the coding sequence ATGTCAAGATGTATTGTGATCCTTTCGCTTCTGGTTTTTATGATTTCTTCTCTGGCCCTTGGTAACTTGGTCGCCGAACCCTCAGGGATCGAAGTGGGTATGCGATATGGTGCTGGTGAACGAATTCCAGGTCGATTTGACGGTGACCTAAAACAGTTCTCGTCTACCTTTAATCCATTGGTTTTTTCTGATGTCAGTTTGAGTGGAGGAAAGTCCACCAACTTGTATGAAGGTTTTGTTCGTTTCCTTTTGGATTCAAGATCAAGGGTCGGGTTTGTTGTTGGTAGGAATGATTGGCAAATGCTACACCTAACCGAAGTTACAAGTGACCTTTATTATACAAAACTTCGGTCGGAAATTTATTCCTACCATGTACTCGGAATGTATTACTTTTCAATGCCTATCTTTCGGAATTGGGAATGGGAAAACGGTTTGGGGATTGGATTTACCTCTGCCGATTGGAACATAAGAGGATATTCGGTGGGTGAGTTACCTCCGGATACCCAATACTTCAATCAAAAAGGAAGGTTACGAGGAAGTGGACTTGCGTATCGAGCAGAGACTGCCATCAATCACAGGTTATACGAAAACACATTTTTTCAAATTGGCCTTGGTTATCACCATGTTGCCATTGATAAGTTTAGCGGAAACTATAATGGAGAAACTTCAAGTTTCTATATACGAGCCGACGGGAAAGTGGGTGTGATTGATGACACTCGAATCTTAGATGCCACTGTGAGCACTGCACAAACTTTTCGAAGGTTAGATATGAATACGGGATCATGGGTTCTTTATTTTTCAGTCTTCCAAAGGTTTTTGGATTGA
- a CDS encoding arsenate reductase family protein — MNLQIFGTKKCKDTKKAQLFFQERRVNFQFINLQEKEMSKGELRSILGSVSLDDLVDTESKVYEDKNLKYMLYDKEEALLENPLLFKTPIVRDGKRATIGFVPDVWKQWILESKK; from the coding sequence ATGAATCTCCAAATCTTCGGAACCAAAAAATGCAAAGACACGAAGAAGGCTCAACTCTTCTTCCAAGAACGTCGTGTGAATTTTCAGTTCATCAACCTGCAGGAAAAAGAGATGAGCAAGGGAGAACTTCGTTCCATACTCGGCAGTGTCAGTTTAGATGACTTGGTTGATACAGAATCCAAAGTTTACGAAGACAAAAATCTCAAATACATGTTATACGACAAAGAAGAGGCCTTACTCGAGAACCCTCTTCTTTTCAAAACCCCAATCGTTCGAGATGGGAAACGTGCAACCATTGGATTTGTTCCAGATGTCTGGAAACAGTGGATCTTAGAATCTAAAAAATAA
- the lpxD gene encoding UDP-3-O-(3-hydroxymyristoyl)glucosamine N-acyltransferase yields MKLKDLAEQLGANFTGSGDLEINGIKDLEHHTPVDPNSIYYVASKKYLAKHKKASDVKVALTVDSLASQFPNAIIIPEEGSKVKFIQVVSLFEKKPKHVASISSKASIHPSAKLGKDVTIMDFAVIQENVVIGDRAVIYPNVVLESDVEIGEETVLKSGVVVYYNCKLGKRNLIHSNTVIGADGFGFYDYAGVRYKVPQIGNVIIGDEVEMGAHCTVDRAALESTTIGNFTKFDDHVHVGHNCRVGNYVYIAGATVLAGSVTIEDGCFLAGQSAVAEHLTMKKGSILMGLSGLTEDSKEKTAYFGIPARPALEMHRIHSSLPVLPEIAKDFSKRKKLES; encoded by the coding sequence ATGAAACTAAAAGATTTAGCTGAACAATTAGGTGCAAATTTCACTGGTTCCGGTGACTTAGAAATCAATGGGATCAAAGATTTGGAGCACCATACTCCCGTAGATCCAAATAGTATTTATTACGTAGCTTCCAAAAAATACTTAGCCAAACACAAAAAAGCTTCGGATGTAAAAGTGGCTTTAACAGTCGATTCGCTTGCTTCGCAATTTCCTAATGCTATTATTATTCCAGAAGAAGGTTCTAAGGTAAAATTCATTCAAGTTGTCTCTTTGTTTGAAAAAAAACCAAAACATGTGGCTTCTATTTCCTCCAAAGCGAGTATCCATCCTTCCGCCAAACTTGGAAAAGATGTAACGATTATGGATTTTGCTGTGATCCAAGAAAATGTAGTCATTGGTGATCGCGCCGTTATTTATCCCAATGTTGTTTTGGAATCAGATGTGGAAATTGGAGAGGAAACAGTTTTAAAATCTGGCGTTGTCGTATATTACAATTGTAAGTTGGGGAAAAGAAATTTGATCCATTCTAATACTGTCATTGGCGCAGATGGATTTGGATTTTATGACTATGCAGGGGTGCGATACAAAGTTCCCCAAATTGGCAACGTCATCATTGGTGATGAAGTAGAAATGGGTGCTCATTGCACCGTAGACAGAGCCGCTCTTGAATCCACAACCATTGGGAATTTTACAAAGTTTGATGACCATGTGCATGTCGGTCATAATTGCCGTGTTGGAAATTACGTTTATATTGCGGGTGCCACTGTACTTGCAGGTTCTGTTACGATTGAAGACGGATGTTTCCTTGCAGGGCAATCTGCAGTAGCAGAACACCTAACAATGAAAAAAGGTTCGATTTTAATGGGTTTGTCAGGACTTACAGAAGATTCTAAAGAAAAAACTGCATACTTTGGAATTCCCGCAAGACCTGCATTGGAAATGCATCGAATTCACAGTTCATTGCCAGTGTTACCAGAAATTGCAAAGGATTTTTCAAAAAGAAAGAAGTTGGAGTCCTAA
- a CDS encoding OmpA family protein, with amino-acid sequence MRHLLLNKGLRLLLLTYTVQYCLFIKDLVAQEGYVFENPYKKTEQASDEKSFTIYFSNHSSKISKSDLVRLQPVADFLNQNRNYSVYIHAHANEGKTASEDVTISEKRSLEVERFFLIHFVEPNQIRRLFYGNAKSPNKTKEHQALNRRVEIKLQPLP; translated from the coding sequence ATGCGCCATCTACTTTTAAACAAAGGCCTCCGCTTGCTTTTGTTAACTTACACTGTTCAATATTGTTTATTCATAAAAGATCTAGTCGCGCAGGAAGGATATGTCTTTGAGAATCCTTATAAAAAGACAGAACAGGCTTCTGATGAAAAATCATTTACGATCTACTTTTCGAATCATTCTTCCAAAATTTCAAAATCAGATTTAGTTCGATTACAACCAGTCGCAGATTTTTTAAACCAAAATCGAAACTATTCTGTGTACATTCATGCACATGCAAATGAAGGAAAAACGGCTTCTGAAGATGTTACCATTAGCGAAAAAAGGTCGTTAGAAGTAGAACGTTTCTTTTTGATCCACTTTGTGGAACCAAACCAAATCAGGAGATTGTTTTATGGAAATGCAAAATCACCTAACAAAACAAAAGAACACCAAGCTCTTAACAGACGTGTCGAAATTAAATTACAACCACTTCCTTAA
- a CDS encoding TIGR04282 family arsenosugar biosynthesis glycosyltransferase: MGKNKLIIFAKQPELGKVKTRLAVSIGEDQTLKIYKELLEITKNITSTLSVEKIVYWDHLDLVSPLKFEFGDSTKVQVEGDLGFKMKTAFEDEFRSNFGKVVIIGTDCPFLTKEILEKAYLSLDTTDFVIGPAMDGGYYLLGMREFFPYVFDSIPWSTSNVLPLTLEVIQKNKNTVTLLAELNDIDDINDLKDWKDPR, encoded by the coding sequence ATGGGAAAAAACAAATTAATTATCTTCGCAAAACAACCTGAACTTGGAAAAGTAAAAACTCGCCTAGCAGTGAGTATTGGAGAAGACCAAACTTTAAAGATTTATAAGGAACTCCTTGAGATCACAAAAAATATAACTTCAACTCTCTCTGTTGAAAAAATTGTGTATTGGGATCATCTTGATCTTGTGAGCCCTTTGAAATTTGAGTTTGGCGATTCAACGAAAGTCCAAGTAGAAGGAGATCTCGGATTTAAAATGAAAACTGCCTTTGAAGATGAATTCCGATCAAATTTTGGAAAGGTTGTGATCATTGGAACCGATTGTCCCTTTTTAACAAAAGAAATTTTAGAGAAGGCCTACCTGAGTTTGGATACAACTGATTTTGTAATTGGTCCTGCGATGGACGGAGGATATTATCTTTTGGGGATGAGAGAATTTTTTCCCTATGTTTTTGATTCCATTCCTTGGAGCACAAGTAATGTTCTTCCGCTTACACTTGAAGTCATACAAAAAAACAAAAATACTGTTACTTTACTTGCAGAGTTAAATGATATTGATGATATCAATGACCTCAAAGATTGGAAAGATCCACGTTAA
- a CDS encoding glycosyltransferase family 2 protein: MNKVLCIIPARDEEEGIFRALNGLILGSGLNKSQFIVVNNASKDQTPKIVKEMGLLVLDCPKIGYGNACLVALDWINQSKLNPEYILFCDADGSDDPSDIQKLIQVINETKADLVIGSRTIGNVEKGALSPIQIFGNALTCFLILLFFRRKFTDMGPLRIVKYTSFHKLQMQDPTWGWNIEMHIKALQLGFDIREISVNYRKRFAGVSKISGTILMSLRVGIKILYTFFRLLIFRVR; encoded by the coding sequence GTGAATAAAGTTCTTTGTATTATACCGGCTAGGGATGAGGAAGAGGGCATCTTTCGTGCGTTAAATGGTCTTATCCTTGGTTCTGGTTTAAACAAATCTCAATTCATTGTCGTCAACAATGCATCAAAAGACCAAACTCCAAAGATTGTCAAAGAGATGGGTTTGTTGGTATTGGATTGTCCAAAAATTGGATATGGAAACGCTTGTTTGGTGGCCTTGGATTGGATCAATCAATCAAAATTGAATCCCGAATATATTTTATTCTGTGATGCTGATGGCTCAGATGATCCTTCTGACATTCAAAAATTGATTCAGGTGATAAACGAAACAAAAGCTGATTTAGTGATTGGTTCAAGGACTATTGGGAATGTTGAGAAAGGTGCCTTGTCCCCAATCCAAATTTTTGGAAATGCTCTCACTTGTTTTTTGATCCTCCTTTTTTTTCGACGTAAATTTACGGATATGGGTCCGCTTCGAATTGTCAAATATACATCCTTTCACAAATTGCAGATGCAGGATCCAACTTGGGGATGGAATATTGAAATGCATATAAAGGCGTTGCAACTTGGATTTGATATTCGTGAAATTTCAGTCAATTATCGAAAACGTTTTGCTGGTGTTTCCAAAATTTCTGGAACAATTTTAATGTCTTTGCGTGTGGGTATCAAAATTTTATACACTTTCTTTCGGTTATTAATTTTCCGTGTCCGTTAG
- a CDS encoding multiheme c-type cytochrome: MVSRPKSSFGNWKLKRNIYISFFLFLILGASVLIYLNQREVPIEQVFPGKVWAKPIENLPDLKAVGAPTAKNCGNCHTEIYEEWRRSTHANALSDIQFQSELAKPSSPKWICLNCHIPVQNQRETIITGLKNGDYFRPIEIVNPSFNPEMKAEGVTCATCHVRVDSETKESYVIGGTGGTSPPHPVKIDRKQLLSRCYDCHNETYTLNESLVCSFQTGTELIATKSNESCSSCHQPEVRRSFVKPSLHKPIRRSHKHGFIGGGVPKTFELYADQIRLGYKPGIVLSNIKVENNTVELTLTNTSADHHVTTGDPERFYRLTLIGLNKKGNIVFKEETTIGQEWSWSPSAKKVSDSRIPSGKNFVWKLEQKDPLIESFLFQAVHVRLKDKTSDYMILSSGNLSSPYKEKVEKMKDLYPHSSIVIESIYQLKTKKRKDTPLEELFRRNILRKGE, translated from the coding sequence ATGGTCTCACGACCCAAATCTTCCTTTGGAAACTGGAAATTGAAACGAAACATTTACATCTCTTTTTTTCTTTTTCTGATTTTAGGTGCGAGTGTTTTGATTTATCTCAACCAAAGAGAAGTTCCCATTGAACAGGTGTTCCCTGGAAAAGTTTGGGCAAAACCAATTGAAAACCTACCAGATTTAAAGGCAGTAGGGGCACCAACCGCAAAAAATTGCGGAAATTGTCACACGGAAATTTATGAAGAGTGGAGACGTTCCACACATGCCAATGCCCTCTCGGATATACAATTTCAGTCAGAATTAGCAAAACCAAGTTCACCAAAATGGATTTGTTTGAACTGCCATATTCCTGTTCAAAACCAAAGAGAAACCATTATCACTGGACTAAAAAATGGAGATTATTTCCGACCAATAGAAATTGTAAATCCTAGTTTTAACCCAGAAATGAAAGCCGAAGGTGTCACTTGTGCTACCTGCCATGTTCGTGTGGACTCTGAAACTAAAGAAAGTTATGTGATTGGTGGAACAGGCGGAACGTCACCGCCACATCCGGTAAAAATAGATCGCAAACAGTTGCTAAGTCGTTGTTACGATTGCCATAATGAAACTTATACTTTAAACGAATCCCTTGTTTGTTCTTTCCAAACAGGCACAGAGTTAATCGCTACTAAATCAAATGAATCTTGTTCTTCTTGCCACCAACCAGAAGTTCGTAGGTCGTTTGTAAAACCGTCTCTACACAAACCAATCCGAAGATCGCACAAACATGGATTTATTGGAGGAGGAGTTCCAAAAACTTTTGAATTGTATGCTGACCAAATTCGATTGGGTTATAAACCAGGGATTGTCCTTTCCAACATAAAAGTAGAAAATAATACAGTTGAATTGACGTTAACCAACACAAGTGCAGATCATCATGTCACAACAGGAGATCCTGAGAGATTTTATCGACTAACACTCATAGGTCTAAATAAAAAAGGAAATATTGTTTTTAAAGAAGAAACTACAATAGGGCAAGAATGGTCTTGGTCTCCTTCTGCAAAAAAGGTTAGTGATTCGCGAATTCCATCAGGAAAAAACTTTGTTTGGAAATTGGAACAAAAGGATCCTCTGATTGAATCTTTTCTTTTCCAAGCGGTTCATGTTCGTTTAAAGGACAAAACTTCTGACTATATGATCCTTTCTTCTGGTAACCTTTCCTCTCCGTATAAAGAAAAAGTGGAAAAAATGAAAGATTTGTATCCTCATAGTTCGATTGTCATTGAATCAATCTATCAATTGAAAACAAAAAAAAGAAAAGACACTCCTTTAGAAGAACTTTTCCGAAGGAATATACTAAGAAAAGGTGAATAA